From Bradyrhizobium symbiodeficiens, the proteins below share one genomic window:
- a CDS encoding ABC transporter permease, translating to MTDTTVNPQALPAGFVLAPQLPEILRPVKIRRGFIGFLRGHPTVAIGGALLLTLVLIAIFAPYLGTVDPTALAPAKRTRAPSADYWFGSDVLGRDIYSRVLFGARVSLTVGLSVAIFASAAGLAIGMVSGFIRWADGILMRFMDGLMSIPPILLAIALMALTRGSVGNVILAITVAEIPRVSRLVRSVVLSLREQPYVDAAVACGTRTPMIILRHILPNTVAPMLVQATYICASAMITEAILSFIGAGTPPTIPSWGNIMAEGRALWQVKPYIVFFPAAFLSVTVLAVNLLGDGLRDALDPRMAKSL from the coding sequence TTGACCGACACCACCGTCAATCCGCAGGCGCTGCCGGCTGGATTCGTCCTCGCGCCGCAACTGCCGGAGATCCTGCGGCCGGTCAAGATCCGGCGCGGCTTCATCGGCTTCCTGCGCGGTCATCCGACGGTCGCCATCGGCGGCGCGCTGCTGCTGACGCTCGTGCTCATCGCAATCTTCGCGCCATATCTCGGAACGGTCGATCCGACCGCGCTCGCGCCTGCCAAACGCACCCGGGCGCCTTCGGCGGACTACTGGTTCGGCTCCGACGTGCTCGGCCGCGACATCTATTCGCGCGTGCTGTTCGGCGCGCGGGTCTCGCTCACGGTCGGCCTGTCGGTCGCGATCTTCGCATCCGCGGCCGGCCTTGCCATCGGCATGGTCTCCGGCTTCATCCGCTGGGCCGACGGCATCCTGATGCGCTTCATGGACGGCTTGATGTCGATCCCGCCGATCCTGCTCGCCATCGCGCTGATGGCGCTGACGCGCGGCAGCGTCGGCAACGTCATCCTGGCGATCACTGTTGCCGAGATCCCGCGCGTCTCACGCCTCGTGCGCAGCGTCGTGCTGTCGCTGCGCGAGCAGCCTTATGTGGATGCCGCGGTCGCCTGCGGCACGCGCACGCCGATGATCATCCTCCGCCACATCCTGCCCAACACGGTGGCGCCGATGCTGGTGCAGGCGACCTACATTTGTGCCAGCGCCATGATCACCGAGGCGATCCTGTCCTTCATCGGCGCGGGCACGCCGCCGACTATTCCGTCGTGGGGGAACATCATGGCCGAGGGCCGTGCGCTGTGGCAGGTCAAGCCCTACATCGTGTTCTTTCCGGCGGCCTTCCTGTCCGTCACCGTGCTCGCGGTGAATTTGCTCGGCGACGGCCTTCGCGATGCGCTCGATCCGCGCATGGCCAAGAGCCTGTGA
- a CDS encoding ABC transporter permease, whose amino-acid sequence MREAAVVSGSNPLQRIPGVAMVLVLLITLFSAIAPGFLSVANLSNVLVQSTILTMLALPMTLIIMTEGLDLSMGAVLTLTSLCVAIVSLATHSMLLGLGAGLLVGVAFGVVNGWLVAILGIPPFVATLGTLGMAQGLSLIVSDGQSVVGIPHSVRDIYSATLLGVPVPIVMALVTYAAFHGLLYHTRFGTYIFALGGNREALRYAGLSPNRLLIAVYAIGGAMAGIAGLLMTARMNSGHPTAGLGLEFDAIAAVAVGGTSFERGNGWLLGTLLGVLSVGVLRNGLNLISLPSSVQVASVGVLVIVALFLDGLRSRA is encoded by the coding sequence CGTGAAGCCGCGGTCGTCTCGGGATCCAACCCGCTGCAACGCATTCCCGGCGTTGCCATGGTGCTGGTGCTGCTGATCACATTGTTCAGCGCGATCGCGCCCGGCTTCCTCTCGGTCGCCAATCTCTCCAACGTGCTGGTGCAGTCGACCATCCTGACCATGCTGGCGCTGCCGATGACGTTGATCATCATGACCGAGGGTCTGGACCTCTCGATGGGCGCAGTGCTGACGCTGACCTCGCTCTGCGTTGCGATCGTCTCTCTCGCAACCCACTCGATGCTCCTGGGCCTCGGCGCCGGCCTGCTGGTGGGTGTAGCCTTCGGCGTTGTCAACGGCTGGCTGGTCGCCATCCTAGGCATTCCACCTTTCGTCGCGACGCTCGGCACCCTCGGCATGGCGCAAGGGCTGTCGCTGATCGTCAGCGACGGCCAGAGCGTGGTCGGCATTCCCCACAGCGTGCGCGACATCTATTCGGCGACGCTGCTCGGCGTGCCCGTGCCGATCGTGATGGCGCTCGTGACCTATGCGGCGTTTCACGGCCTGCTCTATCACACCCGCTTCGGCACCTATATCTTCGCGCTCGGCGGCAACCGCGAGGCGCTGCGCTATGCCGGTCTGTCGCCGAACAGGCTGCTGATCGCGGTCTATGCGATCGGGGGCGCCATGGCCGGCATCGCCGGGCTGCTGATGACGGCGCGCATGAACTCCGGCCATCCCACGGCCGGCCTCGGCCTCGAATTCGACGCCATCGCAGCCGTGGCCGTCGGCGGTACCTCGTTCGAGCGCGGCAATGGCTGGCTGCTCGGCACCCTGCTGGGCGTCCTTTCCGTCGGCGTGCTCCGCAACGGGCTGAACCTGATCTCGCTGCCGTCCTCGGTGCAGGTCGCCAGCGTCGGCGTGCTCGTCATCGTCGCGCTGTTCCTCGATGGTCTCAGGAGCCGGGCATGA
- a CDS encoding ABC transporter ATP-binding protein encodes MALLEVENLQTHFRTPSGINRAVDGVSFHVNEGETLAIVGESGCGKSVTSMSLMRLIPEPPGRIAGAIRFAGRDLLQLSDREMRAIRGNDISMIFQEPMTSLNPVLTVGRQIRETLMIHQGLDKAAAEAHAVEMLTLVGIPEPGRRVREYPHQLSGGMRQRVMIAIALACNPKLLIADEPTTALDVTIQAQILKLMLDLKSRVGAAIILITHDLGVVAEIAERVMVMYAGRKVEEAPVAELFRTPRHPYTQGLLGAVPRLGSSLTGTARRLAEIPGQVPDLRKPIIGCVFAGRCALATDLCRQYAPGLEEKGPRHVAACHYAAKGAVAA; translated from the coding sequence ATGGCATTGCTCGAAGTCGAGAATCTCCAGACCCATTTCCGCACCCCCAGCGGCATCAACCGCGCGGTGGACGGGGTGTCGTTCCATGTCAACGAGGGCGAGACGCTGGCCATCGTCGGCGAATCCGGCTGCGGCAAGTCGGTGACCTCGATGTCGCTGATGCGGCTGATCCCGGAGCCGCCGGGCAGAATCGCAGGCGCGATCCGCTTTGCGGGCAGGGACCTGCTGCAACTCTCCGATCGCGAGATGCGCGCGATCCGCGGCAACGACATCTCGATGATCTTCCAGGAGCCGATGACGAGCCTCAATCCAGTGCTCACCGTCGGCCGCCAGATCCGCGAAACACTGATGATCCATCAGGGCCTGGACAAGGCGGCGGCCGAGGCGCACGCAGTCGAGATGCTGACATTGGTCGGCATTCCCGAACCGGGGCGCCGGGTGCGCGAATATCCGCACCAGCTCTCCGGCGGCATGCGCCAGCGTGTGATGATTGCCATTGCGCTCGCCTGCAATCCAAAACTTCTGATTGCCGACGAGCCGACCACCGCGCTCGACGTGACGATCCAGGCGCAGATCCTGAAGCTGATGCTGGACCTCAAGAGCCGGGTCGGCGCCGCCATCATCCTGATCACCCACGACCTCGGCGTCGTCGCCGAGATCGCCGAGCGCGTCATGGTGATGTATGCGGGCCGCAAGGTCGAGGAAGCGCCGGTCGCCGAGCTGTTTCGCACGCCGCGGCATCCCTATACGCAGGGACTGCTCGGTGCAGTGCCGCGGCTCGGCTCGTCGCTGACAGGCACGGCAAGACGGCTCGCCGAAATTCCCGGGCAGGTGCCCGATCTCAGAAAGCCGATCATCGGCTGCGTCTTTGCCGGCCGCTGTGCGCTTGCGACCGATCTGTGCCGCCAATATGCGCCGGGGCTCGAAGAGAAGGGCCCTCGTCACGTCGCCGCCTGTCACTATGCGGCCAAGGGAGCCGTCGCGGCATGA
- a CDS encoding sugar ABC transporter substrate-binding protein produces MKRKLGYLTLPVLMTAAAFTTQARADGETIAVFTKNQTNPFFQTVRVGADNMAKTLNAKTLQYIPTKPDSIPEQLSQIEDVVVKKPSAIVFTPVDYKAMVPGVEKINEAKIPVVNITDRSAGGKFLSFVGADDYSLGLETARFLLKTLGGKGNIVIIEGVKGSLTNVDRVRGFNDALKENTGAKLLASQPGNYQRLQALQVMENLMQSNPQIDGVLAANDAMAVGAIEALDGANRKAQVIGINGTKEAIDAIKSGKLLASGDYNGFAQGCLGTMMAIRALRNQPVIAEIVLKPTVITKDNYKPFDVPLEQRTCPTFEEAGKLSAK; encoded by the coding sequence ATGAAACGGAAACTGGGTTACCTGACGCTGCCGGTGCTGATGACAGCGGCGGCATTCACGACACAAGCACGTGCCGACGGCGAGACCATCGCCGTCTTCACCAAGAATCAGACCAACCCGTTCTTCCAGACGGTGCGGGTCGGCGCCGACAACATGGCGAAGACGTTGAACGCCAAGACGCTTCAGTACATCCCGACCAAGCCGGACTCGATCCCCGAGCAGCTCAGCCAAATCGAGGACGTGGTGGTGAAGAAACCGAGCGCGATCGTGTTCACGCCGGTCGACTACAAGGCGATGGTGCCGGGCGTCGAGAAGATCAACGAAGCCAAGATCCCCGTCGTCAACATCACCGACCGCTCCGCCGGTGGCAAGTTCCTGTCTTTCGTCGGTGCCGACGATTACAGCCTGGGACTCGAGACCGCGCGCTTCCTCCTGAAGACGCTGGGCGGAAAGGGCAACATCGTCATCATCGAGGGCGTCAAGGGCTCGCTGACCAATGTCGACCGCGTCCGCGGATTCAACGATGCACTCAAGGAGAACACGGGCGCCAAGCTCTTGGCCTCGCAGCCCGGCAACTATCAGCGGCTGCAGGCGCTTCAGGTCATGGAAAACCTGATGCAGTCCAACCCGCAGATCGACGGCGTGCTCGCTGCCAACGACGCCATGGCGGTCGGCGCAATCGAGGCGTTGGACGGTGCCAACCGCAAGGCCCAGGTGATCGGCATCAACGGCACCAAGGAGGCGATCGACGCGATCAAGTCCGGCAAGCTGCTCGCCAGCGGCGACTACAACGGATTTGCGCAAGGCTGCCTCGGCACCATGATGGCGATCCGCGCCTTGCGCAACCAGCCGGTCATCGCCGAGATCGTGCTGAAACCGACCGTCATCACCAAGGACAATTACAAGCCGTTCGACGTGCCGCTGGAGCAACGGACCTGCCCGACCTTCGAGGAAGCCGGCAAGCTCAGCGCCAAGTAA
- a CDS encoding YciI family protein, whose amino-acid sequence MLFAIHAVDRAGALPTRLANYDAHKAFLSDTSRFGVKIVMSGPLVSDDGQTMIGSLFLIEAPGRGNVEAFNRADPFAAAGIWEKVTITGFLRRQG is encoded by the coding sequence ATGCTGTTCGCCATTCACGCCGTCGACCGCGCCGGCGCGCTGCCGACCCGGCTCGCCAATTACGATGCCCACAAGGCTTTCCTGAGCGACACTTCGCGCTTCGGCGTGAAGATCGTGATGTCGGGGCCGCTCGTCTCCGACGATGGTCAAACGATGATCGGCAGCCTGTTCCTGATCGAGGCGCCAGGCCGTGGCAACGTCGAGGCTTTCAATCGCGCCGACCCCTTCGCCGCGGCCGGCATCTGGGAAAAGGTCACGATCACGGGCTTCCTCCGCCGGCAGGGTTGA
- a CDS encoding ABC transporter permease — protein MTDITKDAMMPPRSFLSQDAIQVFYRLLAALLICAVLAVLSDSFLSLGNILNVLRQASLTFFIASGLTLVVLTAGLDLSVGANVALSACIAGTVIHKTGSPALGILTGLACGGLVGLLNGIMVTALRIPSFIATYGMLWVLNGLTYWYMAGETLHGFPAGFRQIGSGYLFGLPIPVYLLLVFLGIGTFFAQRTIWGQEIYAIGANPVAARLSGIPVARRLLLVYAVSGTMAGLASIIFLSRLNSAEADIGESLTLPAIAAVLIGGTSLFGGVGTVFGTFIGALILTLVLNGMNLLSVSANWQPLVTGIIVILAVWLDMKTRRRAQ, from the coding sequence ATGACCGACATCACCAAAGACGCCATGATGCCGCCCCGCTCCTTCCTGTCGCAGGATGCAATCCAGGTGTTCTATCGCCTGCTCGCGGCCCTGCTGATCTGCGCGGTGCTTGCCGTGCTCAGCGATTCCTTCCTGAGCCTCGGCAACATCCTCAACGTGCTCAGGCAGGCGAGCCTGACCTTCTTCATCGCGTCCGGCCTGACGCTGGTGGTGCTGACCGCCGGCCTCGATCTCTCCGTCGGGGCCAATGTCGCGCTGTCGGCCTGCATCGCCGGCACCGTGATTCACAAGACCGGCTCGCCGGCGCTTGGCATCCTCACCGGGCTTGCCTGCGGCGGCCTCGTCGGCCTGCTCAACGGCATCATGGTCACCGCGCTGCGCATCCCCTCCTTCATCGCCACCTACGGCATGCTCTGGGTGCTGAACGGCCTCACCTACTGGTACATGGCGGGCGAAACGCTTCACGGCTTCCCCGCCGGCTTCCGCCAGATCGGCAGCGGCTATCTGTTCGGCCTGCCGATCCCAGTCTATCTACTGCTGGTGTTCCTCGGGATCGGGACGTTCTTCGCGCAGCGGACGATCTGGGGCCAGGAGATCTATGCGATCGGCGCCAATCCGGTCGCCGCCCGGCTCTCCGGCATTCCTGTCGCGCGCCGCCTGCTGCTGGTCTACGCGGTCTCCGGCACCATGGCGGGGCTCGCTTCGATCATCTTCCTGTCGCGGCTTAATTCGGCCGAGGCCGACATCGGCGAAAGCCTGACGCTTCCCGCGATCGCGGCCGTGCTGATCGGCGGCACCTCACTGTTCGGCGGCGTCGGCACCGTGTTCGGCACCTTCATCGGCGCGCTGATCCTGACACTGGTGCTGAACGGCATGAACCTGCTCTCGGTCAGCGCCAACTGGCAGCCGCTGGTCACCGGCATCATCGTCATTCTCGCGGTCTGGCTCGACATGAAGACCCGCCGCCGCGCGCAATGA
- a CDS encoding ABC transporter ATP-binding protein codes for MSPPLLQVNDLKKHFPVNKGFFGRKTEFVYAVDGVSFEIARGETLSLVGESGCGKSTVGRAILRLFDITSGQVILDGQRIDDAAPSTMRQMRRRVQVVFQDPFSSLNPRMRVRDILAEPIRNFGLAKSAEDLEVRVTSLMDTVRLPREALNRRPHEFSGGQRQRIGIARALAAEPELIVCDEAVSALDVSVKAQIVNLLQDLQSEFGLALLFISHDLAIVEHMTHRVAVMYLGKIVEVAPRREIFAAPRHPYTKALLSAVPLPEPGAQRNPIILKGDVPSPINPPKGCRFHTRCPLAFDRCRVDEPVLRTAGPEQWVACHLEDGTAAMSS; via the coding sequence ATGAGCCCTCCGTTGCTCCAGGTCAACGACCTCAAGAAGCATTTTCCGGTCAACAAGGGCTTTTTCGGGCGAAAGACCGAATTCGTCTATGCGGTGGACGGCGTTTCGTTCGAGATTGCGCGCGGCGAGACGTTGTCGCTCGTCGGCGAATCCGGCTGCGGCAAGTCGACGGTCGGCCGCGCCATTTTGCGGCTGTTCGACATCACCTCAGGCCAGGTCATCCTCGACGGTCAGCGCATCGACGATGCCGCGCCGAGTACGATGCGTCAGATGCGCCGGCGTGTGCAGGTGGTGTTCCAGGATCCGTTCTCCAGCCTCAATCCGCGCATGCGCGTGCGCGACATCCTGGCCGAGCCAATCCGGAATTTCGGCCTCGCGAAATCGGCGGAGGACCTCGAGGTGCGCGTCACCTCCCTGATGGATACCGTGCGCCTGCCGCGCGAGGCGCTGAACCGCAGGCCGCACGAGTTCTCCGGCGGCCAGCGCCAGCGCATCGGCATTGCCCGCGCGCTCGCGGCCGAACCCGAGTTGATCGTGTGCGACGAGGCGGTCTCGGCGCTCGACGTCTCGGTCAAGGCGCAAATCGTCAATTTGCTGCAGGATCTCCAGAGTGAATTTGGCCTCGCGCTGCTGTTCATCAGCCACGACCTCGCGATCGTCGAGCACATGACCCACCGCGTCGCGGTGATGTACCTCGGCAAGATCGTCGAGGTGGCGCCGCGCCGCGAGATCTTTGCCGCGCCAAGGCATCCCTACACCAAGGCGCTGCTCTCGGCGGTCCCGCTGCCCGAGCCCGGCGCCCAGCGTAATCCCATCATCCTCAAGGGCGACGTGCCGAGCCCGATCAACCCGCCGAAGGGCTGCCGCTTCCACACCCGCTGCCCGCTCGCGTTCGATCGCTGCCGGGTCGATGAGCCGGTGCTTCGCACCGCCGGACCCGAGCAGTGGGTGGCCTGTCATCTCGAGGACGGCACTGCGGCGATGAGTAGCTGA